Below is a window of Frigoribacterium sp. SL97 DNA.
TGACGGGTGCTCTGGCTAGCGGGTCGAGCCGTCGGGCTCGGTCGATTCGCCTGCGGCGGGTGCCTCGAGCTCGTCGTCCATCGCCAGGTCGTCGTCGAGATCGTCGTCCGCGTCGAGGTCGTCGTCCGCGTCCAGGTCGTCGTCCGCGTCCAGGTCGCGGGGCTTGACGTACGGGTCGGCGTCGCCGGCGTACTCGGCCGACGAGGCCATGGTCTGGCTCTCGTGGTCGCGCTGGCGAGCTTCTTGCAGCAGACGATCGATCGAGGCCGCGTTCTCGGGGAGTGCGTCGAGGATGAACTCGAGGCTCGGGGTGAGCCGCGCGGTGATGTTCTTGCCCACCTCGCTGCGCAACATGCCGGTCGCCGACTTGAGGGCGGCACCCGTGTCGCGCCGTTCGTCGTCGGTGCCGTAGACCGTGTAGAAGACCGAGGCGTGCTGCAGGTCTCCCGTCACCTTGACGTCGGTGATCGTCACGAAC
It encodes the following:
- the rbfA gene encoding 30S ribosome-binding factor RbfA, whose product is MVDAQRARKMADRIHEIIARRLERGIKDPRLGFVTITDVKVTGDLQHASVFYTVYGTDDERRDTGAALKSATGMLRSEVGKNITARLTPSLEFILDALPENAASIDRLLQEARQRDHESQTMASSAEYAGDADPYVKPRDLDADDDLDADDDLDADDDLDDDLAMDDELEAPAAGESTEPDGSTR